Proteins from a genomic interval of Paenibacillus sp. FSL H8-0048:
- the aroB gene encoding 3-dehydroquinate synthase: protein MSKSFEVTLQKVVDHSYSIEIGEHLFSSLISDLHQGLVSGASKYAIITDSTVEPLYGRPLLELLRREGFQADLFSFPAGESSKTRETKALLEDQLLSHAYGRDCCIIAVGGGAVTDLAGFVAGTFGRGVPSLNYATTLLAAADASVGGKTGVNTPVATNLIGVFHQPRKVYIDLAAWRTLPAREFRSGLAETIKHACMSDEQFFSYLEANMDRIITEEGELILDAGVCEHIALTNCRIKYEVVEQDEHERNLRQILNLGHTAGRALEALSGYRLLHGEAIAVGLVIQARLGAKYGYMTEEEADRIAALLKKAGLPTEIPEGITNRALLDKMYTDKKVRSGRIRFVFQDGIGAMKRFEDGSFSVPVEESEVMELLEELRAIH, encoded by the coding sequence ATGTCTAAGAGCTTTGAAGTAACACTCCAAAAAGTAGTCGATCACTCTTACTCTATTGAAATCGGTGAGCATCTGTTTAGTTCCCTAATCAGCGATTTGCATCAGGGTCTTGTAAGTGGAGCCAGTAAATATGCTATCATTACAGACTCCACGGTGGAGCCGTTATATGGCCGTCCTTTACTGGAGCTGCTGCGGCGTGAGGGATTTCAGGCGGACTTATTCTCTTTTCCGGCAGGGGAGAGCTCGAAGACCCGGGAGACGAAGGCGCTGCTGGAGGACCAATTGCTAAGCCATGCTTATGGAAGGGATTGCTGCATCATTGCGGTAGGCGGCGGGGCGGTGACGGATCTGGCGGGCTTTGTGGCAGGGACTTTCGGCCGGGGCGTGCCCAGTCTGAATTATGCTACCACCCTGCTGGCAGCAGCGGATGCTTCCGTTGGCGGCAAAACAGGCGTAAATACTCCTGTTGCCACCAATCTGATCGGTGTATTCCACCAGCCCCGTAAAGTATACATAGATTTGGCAGCTTGGCGCACACTACCTGCCCGTGAATTCAGAAGCGGTCTGGCCGAGACCATCAAGCACGCCTGTATGAGCGATGAGCAGTTCTTCAGCTATCTCGAAGCGAATATGGACAGAATCATTACGGAAGAAGGGGAGCTAATTCTGGATGCCGGAGTGTGTGAGCATATCGCGCTGACGAATTGCCGGATCAAATATGAAGTGGTGGAGCAGGATGAGCACGAACGTAATCTGCGGCAGATTCTGAATCTGGGGCATACCGCAGGACGGGCGCTTGAGGCGCTAAGCGGTTATCGATTGCTTCACGGCGAAGCCATTGCTGTGGGGCTTGTCATCCAGGCGAGACTGGGGGCGAAGTACGGATATATGACGGAGGAAGAGGCTGATCGTATAGCGGCTCTGCTGAAGAAGGCAGGTCTGCCAACAGAGATTCCTGAGGGCATTACCAACCGGGCGCTTCTGGATAAGATGTACACGGACAAAAAAGTGCGCAGCGGCCGCATCCGCTTTGTCTTCCAGGACGGCATCGGGGCGATGAAGCGTTTTGAGGACGGTTCGTTTTCCGTTCCGGTAGAGGAGTCAGAGGTGATGGAACTGCTGGAAGAGTTACGCGCAATCCATTAA
- a CDS encoding class I SAM-dependent methyltransferase, whose amino-acid sequence MSNETIYSHEDTLRMLDSFFREEGEWWDGFYADKEKDIPFFRDCPDENLVESFSSGVLTSARVLELGCGGGRNAVYMARQGCKVDAVDISQAAVDWGMERAGAHQVEVNFTCGNIFDLELAPGSYDLIYDSGCFHHIYPHRRATYLELLDRALMPGGHFGLTCFAAGSMGAEITDWEVYRQRRMRGGLGFTEEQLQTFFGRYENIRFRRMRQTEQSENLFGEAFLWTALFRKR is encoded by the coding sequence ATGTCGAACGAAACGATTTATAGCCATGAGGACACACTGAGGATGCTGGACTCTTTTTTCCGGGAGGAGGGGGAATGGTGGGATGGGTTCTATGCGGACAAGGAGAAGGACATTCCTTTTTTCCGGGATTGTCCCGATGAGAATCTGGTGGAATCCTTCAGCAGCGGAGTGCTCACCTCGGCCCGGGTGCTTGAGCTAGGCTGCGGAGGCGGCAGAAATGCAGTGTACATGGCCCGTCAGGGCTGTAAGGTGGACGCTGTGGATATTTCACAGGCAGCGGTCGATTGGGGAATGGAGCGTGCGGGGGCACACCAGGTAGAGGTGAATTTCACTTGCGGGAATATCTTTGACCTGGAACTGGCGCCCGGGAGCTATGACCTCATCTATGACAGCGGATGCTTCCATCACATCTATCCCCACCGCAGAGCCACCTATCTGGAACTGCTGGACAGGGCGCTTATGCCCGGCGGTCATTTCGGCTTAACCTGCTTCGCAGCAGGCTCCATGGGTGCAGAGATTACCGATTGGGAGGTGTACCGTCAGCGGCGGATGAGAGGAGGATTGGGGTTCACGGAGGAACAGCTCCAGACATTCTTCGGCCGTTACGAGAATATCCGGTTCCGGAGGATGCGCCAGACGGAGCAGAGTGAGAACCTGTTCGGTGAAGCTTTTCTGTGGACAGCCTTGTTCCGCAAAAGATAA
- a CDS encoding transposase — MAPEDKYSQIFEHLHLAPVLFALRKKSHRGRPEKLNVPAMIYSLLIAKMENIEFVSALVRRLNHSHEFRVQCRFTGSDNIPSQASYSRLIHALAQTGMLEQLQDRLVTSALEEGFVSGTHLAVDSSMVEAWDCQFSESASKRRAARREQKKGEAPGAEQLQLEHQEPEPKAVNAPLKKPRYSKPGRPSQAEKERRREEMEAYEQSLGPFQKTIEAMLPYTYDELLTELPRHAARCDKKNTKGRMTSYYGFKANLLVDTDSQYILSGLFSSANPNDQRMAVVLLKGLLLKFPMLKVKHILGDKGYDCAAIYQLIHTLGAYPAISLIHHKDPPAGMNLDYTPVCAQGHTYRYDSFDAKYETLKYTRPSECKGCELSGSDCQKVFKIRMQTDLRLHTYPARGSESFTTLYNKRTAVERVFAYLKEYFGMKRTRHRGVRASVDFQLSTLAYNLSKFALDKLNQQLRDSQQVA, encoded by the coding sequence ATGGCTCCGGAAGATAAATATAGCCAAATCTTTGAACACTTACATTTAGCTCCAGTTCTGTTCGCACTGCGGAAAAAGAGCCACCGTGGACGGCCTGAAAAACTAAACGTACCTGCCATGATCTACTCGCTGCTGATTGCCAAAATGGAGAACATCGAGTTTGTCTCTGCCTTGGTCCGGCGATTGAATCATAGCCACGAATTTCGAGTCCAGTGCCGGTTTACGGGCTCGGACAATATTCCCAGTCAGGCCTCCTATTCTCGTTTGATTCATGCCCTAGCGCAAACGGGAATGCTGGAACAACTTCAGGATCGCCTAGTCACCTCTGCCCTAGAAGAAGGTTTTGTGAGCGGCACCCATCTGGCTGTGGATTCCTCGATGGTTGAGGCATGGGATTGCCAATTTAGCGAATCAGCCTCCAAGCGTCGTGCGGCTCGCCGGGAGCAAAAGAAAGGCGAAGCTCCGGGGGCCGAACAACTTCAGCTCGAACATCAAGAGCCTGAGCCGAAGGCGGTGAACGCGCCGCTGAAGAAACCCAGGTACAGCAAGCCAGGTCGTCCATCCCAGGCCGAAAAGGAACGTCGGCGCGAGGAAATGGAAGCCTATGAACAAAGTCTCGGACCGTTCCAGAAAACCATTGAAGCGATGTTGCCGTACACGTACGATGAACTGCTGACCGAGTTGCCCCGGCATGCTGCGCGTTGTGACAAGAAAAATACGAAGGGCCGAATGACCAGCTATTACGGGTTCAAGGCGAATCTGCTGGTCGACACGGACAGCCAGTATATCCTCAGTGGGCTCTTTAGTTCGGCCAATCCGAATGACCAGCGTATGGCGGTCGTCCTTCTCAAAGGCCTGCTCCTAAAGTTTCCGATGCTAAAGGTCAAGCATATCTTGGGCGACAAAGGCTACGACTGCGCGGCAATCTACCAGTTGATTCATACGCTCGGCGCCTATCCTGCGATTTCCCTGATTCACCATAAAGACCCGCCTGCAGGAATGAATCTGGATTACACGCCGGTGTGCGCTCAAGGACATACGTACCGTTACGACAGTTTTGATGCCAAGTATGAGACCCTGAAGTACACCCGGCCTAGCGAATGCAAAGGCTGTGAGCTTTCCGGTTCCGATTGCCAAAAAGTGTTTAAAATTCGCATGCAAACGGATTTGCGGTTGCACACTTATCCCGCCAGAGGTAGCGAAAGTTTTACCACCCTGTACAACAAGCGGACGGCCGTGGAGCGTGTGTTTGCCTATCTCAAAGAGTATTTCGGGATGAAACGCACACGTCACCGGGGTGTCCGGGCAAGTGTCGATTTCCAGCTCAGTACGCTCGCGTACAATTTGAGTAAGTTTGCATTAGACAAATTGAATCAGCAGTTGAGAGACTCCCAGCAAGTGGCCTGA
- a CDS encoding ADP-ribosylglycohydrolase family protein produces MTLTMDRYQGCLQGLAAGDALGTTVEFQAPGTFKPMTDMVGGGVFGLQPGQWTDDTSMALCLAESLLMVQTFDPADQMQRYVKWYREGALSSTGRCFDIGNATREALHRYEASGEAYSGSADPFSAGNGSIMRLAPVVMYYAEQPTEAIHYAAMSSRTTHGAAECLAACRLLAAYILAGLHGWSKQEMLVSEAFREWLDEDTLTPHMLNIRQGFYKLKEPPQIQGSGYVVESLEAALWAFHKSDSFAEGALLAVNLGNDADTTGAIYGQIAGAYYGLSGIPAEWSRKLAMRELISGYAGRLFTERMQ; encoded by the coding sequence ATGACATTAACGATGGACCGTTATCAGGGCTGCCTGCAAGGGCTGGCCGCCGGGGATGCGCTGGGCACAACTGTAGAGTTCCAGGCACCCGGAACCTTCAAGCCAATGACGGATATGGTCGGCGGCGGGGTATTTGGTCTGCAGCCTGGACAGTGGACAGACGATACCTCGATGGCGCTCTGTCTGGCGGAGAGCCTGCTGATGGTGCAGACCTTCGATCCGGCGGACCAGATGCAGCGTTATGTGAAGTGGTACCGCGAGGGAGCGCTGAGCAGTACAGGCCGGTGCTTCGACATCGGCAACGCGACGCGTGAGGCGCTGCACCGGTATGAAGCGAGCGGGGAGGCTTACAGCGGATCAGCGGACCCGTTCTCTGCCGGCAACGGGTCGATTATGCGGCTGGCTCCGGTGGTGATGTACTACGCAGAGCAGCCTACCGAGGCAATCCACTATGCAGCAATGAGTTCAAGAACCACACACGGGGCCGCCGAGTGTCTTGCTGCCTGCCGCCTGCTTGCGGCATATATTCTCGCCGGGCTGCACGGCTGGAGCAAGCAGGAGATGCTGGTTTCGGAGGCCTTCCGCGAATGGCTGGATGAAGATACGCTGACGCCGCATATGCTGAACATCAGGCAAGGCTTCTACAAGCTGAAGGAGCCGCCGCAGATTCAAGGCTCGGGCTATGTCGTGGAGTCGCTGGAAGCGGCGTTATGGGCATTTCATAAGTCGGACAGCTTCGCAGAGGGCGCCCTGCTCGCCGTCAATCTCGGCAATGACGCCGACACCACCGGTGCCATCTACGGCCAGATCGCCGGAGCGTACTATGGCCTCAGCGGCATTCCGGCCGAATGGAGCCGTAAGCTGGCAATGCGTGAGCTGATCAGCGGCTATGCGGGGCGGCTGTTTACGGAGCGGATGCAGTAG
- a CDS encoding Gfo/Idh/MocA family protein, with protein MAEDNAYKVKWGILSTGWIAHQFATDLAHAGNGVAYAVGSRSQESADKFAADHGIPVAYATYEELVNDPDVDAIYIGTPHPFHRENALLALRAGKAVLCEKPFTVNSGELEEVVAYAREHKLFLMEAMWSRYIPAQVKVREWLAAGRIGEVRLVKADLGFRADWNPEGRLLNPALGGGALLDVGIYPVSFTSMVLGPHPEKVSSTVHIGETGVDEHFSLLLSYGDGVSASLNAGIRLNLDDEAYIYGTEGRIVVNGTLVNPKSAELYVNGELVEKFEDERTSVGYCFEAEEVGRCLQAGLTESPVMPLDESIALMKLLDEVRAQWELKYPGE; from the coding sequence ATGGCAGAAGATAACGCTTACAAGGTAAAATGGGGCATTCTCAGCACTGGCTGGATCGCCCATCAGTTCGCTACGGATCTGGCCCATGCCGGCAACGGTGTAGCTTATGCGGTCGGCTCGCGCTCGCAGGAGAGCGCGGATAAATTCGCAGCCGATCACGGCATTCCTGTGGCATACGCCACCTACGAAGAGCTTGTGAACGATCCTGATGTGGACGCCATTTATATCGGCACACCGCATCCGTTCCACCGGGAGAACGCGCTACTGGCCCTGCGTGCAGGTAAAGCCGTGCTGTGCGAGAAGCCTTTTACCGTGAACAGTGGTGAGCTGGAGGAAGTAGTCGCCTATGCCCGCGAGCATAAGCTGTTCCTGATGGAAGCGATGTGGAGTCGTTATATCCCGGCGCAGGTGAAGGTGCGGGAGTGGCTCGCAGCCGGAAGAATTGGTGAAGTGCGGCTGGTGAAGGCGGACCTGGGCTTCCGCGCCGACTGGAACCCGGAAGGACGTCTGCTGAATCCGGCCCTTGGCGGCGGAGCGCTGCTGGATGTCGGCATCTATCCGGTGTCCTTCACCTCGATGGTCCTCGGCCCCCATCCTGAGAAGGTCAGCAGTACTGTCCATATTGGAGAGACTGGCGTGGACGAGCATTTCTCGCTGCTGCTGTCCTACGGGGATGGCGTGTCTGCTTCACTCAACGCCGGCATCCGCCTGAATCTGGATGATGAAGCTTATATCTATGGAACGGAAGGCCGTATCGTGGTCAATGGCACCCTGGTTAATCCAAAATCAGCCGAGCTCTACGTAAACGGCGAATTGGTGGAGAAGTTTGAAGATGAACGCACCTCGGTCGGATACTGCTTCGAGGCGGAAGAGGTAGGCCGTTGTCTTCAGGCCGGACTGACCGAGAGCCCGGTGATGCCGCTGGATGAATCCATAGCCCTGATGAAGCTGCTGGATGAAGTCCGGGCGCAGTGGGAACTGAAGTACCCCGGCGAATAA
- a CDS encoding YceI family protein produces MKKRAVAITAAIVIIAGAITAFILVNNSLGNKVEIESVIPEQAQDSGAQKEGTANAAAAAAAVTPEQLNGTWNITEPSKVYWSVTTSKETVNFVDPSVKGTWKVNLEDASAMTGEGSVDMNALDSGTAQRDEHVKGSDFLSVAEFPEATFTVKSFSELPKEWTEGTAVPVQLKGMLTVKGIEKEVTFDSQAAYSGGELKLSGTTTVTFEDFGLSNPHSIVLSTENNLEVRLELVLKK; encoded by the coding sequence ATGAAGAAGAGAGCAGTCGCTATAACCGCAGCCATCGTAATTATTGCAGGAGCCATCACCGCTTTCATCTTAGTGAACAACAGCCTTGGCAATAAGGTGGAGATTGAATCGGTGATACCTGAGCAGGCCCAGGACAGCGGAGCCCAGAAGGAAGGAACAGCCAACGCGGCTGCGGCCGCTGCTGCGGTAACGCCGGAGCAGTTGAACGGAACCTGGAACATTACAGAGCCGTCCAAGGTCTACTGGTCTGTGACCACATCCAAAGAAACCGTGAACTTCGTAGACCCCTCCGTTAAGGGAACCTGGAAGGTGAATCTGGAGGATGCCTCCGCGATGACCGGCGAAGGGTCGGTAGACATGAACGCGCTTGATTCGGGAACCGCCCAGCGGGACGAGCATGTTAAGGGATCGGACTTCTTGTCCGTGGCAGAATTCCCGGAAGCCACCTTCACGGTGAAGTCCTTCTCGGAGCTGCCGAAGGAATGGACAGAGGGTACAGCGGTGCCGGTACAACTTAAGGGGATGCTGACCGTGAAGGGCATTGAGAAGGAAGTCACGTTCGACTCACAGGCCGCATACAGCGGCGGAGAGCTTAAGCTGTCGGGTACGACTACCGTAACCTTCGAGGATTTCGGCCTCAGCAATCCGCACTCCATCGTGCTCAGCACCGAGAACAACCTTGAGGTGCGCCTGGAGCTTGTGCTTAAGAAATAA
- a CDS encoding response regulator transcription factor — MQSILIVEDEEAIARVLSAYLRKAGFHVTRAADGRSALDTFEETPPSLVLLDIMLPEMDGFELLQLIRERSSCPVIMLTARDGINDRLAGLDGGADDYMSKPFIPEEVVARVKAVLRRPSQWSDGSRKRHFGSLFIDFSARSIFLNGAEVSLSPRDMSVLLFLAERPNQICTRDQLLEHVWEMDYEGSDRAVDLSIKRLRQALSHWPEHEGEIRTLRGTGYQLWTT, encoded by the coding sequence ATGCAATCTATTCTGATCGTTGAGGATGAAGAAGCCATCGCGCGGGTGCTTAGTGCCTATCTGCGAAAAGCAGGCTTCCACGTCACCCGGGCAGCAGACGGCCGGAGTGCCCTGGACACCTTCGAGGAAACACCGCCCTCACTGGTCCTGCTCGATATCATGCTGCCGGAGATGGACGGCTTCGAGCTGCTGCAGCTCATCCGTGAGCGGAGCAGCTGTCCGGTCATCATGCTCACCGCCCGCGACGGCATCAATGACAGGCTCGCGGGACTGGACGGCGGAGCCGATGACTATATGTCCAAGCCCTTCATTCCCGAAGAAGTAGTCGCACGGGTCAAGGCGGTGCTGCGCCGTCCCTCGCAGTGGTCGGACGGCAGCCGCAAGCGCCATTTCGGCAGTCTGTTCATCGACTTCTCGGCCCGCAGCATCTTCCTGAACGGGGCAGAGGTCAGCCTCAGCCCGCGCGACATGTCTGTGCTGCTGTTCCTGGCCGAGCGTCCGAATCAGATCTGCACCCGTGACCAACTCCTGGAGCATGTATGGGAGATGGATTACGAGGGAAGCGACCGGGCCGTGGATCTCTCCATCAAGCGGCTCCGTCAGGCACTCTCGCACTGGCCGGAACATGAGGGCGAGATCCGTACACTGAGAGGAACAGGATATCAATTATGGACAACATAA
- a CDS encoding HAMP domain-containing sensor histidine kinase, whose protein sequence is MDNINKSKKKRNKKKTTSILTYWTLRYLLIISIGLLLTALFTLWWMQQEAMSNRMQTTGLLAQEIADRSVDTDGQLAITPNLNRLVEDRKRFFKVTEEMCVIITGPEGELLYSQPPMTDEEMRYKLNDSLTDSRTPEYKAAAAQIKGDEGTLGQVLVMQSKRSLRHIPTEEITFFSVIIVFLIILSWLTIYLLSIKLAKPVQRVAAAAAQISSGQYNIVLETGAREREIHELLVSFQEMAGKLQQFEQSRAIMLAGVSHELKTPVTSIKGLLHAVREGVVEGEEANEFLDIALLETERLQHMVADLLDYNALTAGMVAVRHDNLEAAPLLEEILYQWMLTQSEEVNKPILLLPETPLVLRGDPLRIQQIIVNLLGNSLQAKTTDRKLQLKLELTSTPQGQAEITVTDNGPGIHPDSRERIFEAFYRSSGKQSLLRGLGLGLTFSRLLAEAMGGSLELGSHPPQGCTFVLRLPLAES, encoded by the coding sequence ATGGACAACATAAATAAGAGTAAGAAGAAACGCAACAAGAAGAAGACCACCTCCATTCTCACTTACTGGACTCTGAGGTATCTGCTGATCATCAGCATCGGGCTGCTGCTGACAGCGCTGTTCACCTTATGGTGGATGCAGCAGGAGGCGATGAGCAACCGGATGCAGACGACCGGCCTGCTGGCGCAGGAGATCGCTGACCGGAGCGTGGATACAGACGGTCAATTAGCAATTACTCCGAATCTGAATAGGCTGGTAGAGGACCGCAAACGCTTCTTCAAGGTAACTGAGGAGATGTGCGTAATCATCACCGGACCTGAAGGCGAATTGTTATACTCCCAGCCTCCGATGACGGACGAGGAGATGCGGTACAAGCTCAATGATAGCCTGACCGATTCGCGGACGCCTGAATACAAGGCGGCTGCCGCACAGATCAAGGGGGACGAGGGCACGCTGGGGCAAGTGCTGGTTATGCAGTCCAAGCGCTCCCTGCGTCACATTCCGACGGAGGAGATCACCTTCTTCTCGGTCATTATCGTCTTCCTGATTATCTTAAGCTGGCTGACGATCTATCTGTTATCAATCAAGCTGGCCAAACCGGTTCAGCGGGTGGCTGCCGCCGCTGCGCAGATCAGCAGCGGCCAGTATAATATCGTGCTTGAGACCGGGGCCAGAGAGCGAGAGATTCACGAGCTCCTCGTCTCCTTCCAGGAGATGGCGGGTAAGCTGCAGCAGTTCGAGCAGTCACGGGCCATCATGCTGGCCGGCGTGTCCCATGAGCTGAAGACCCCGGTCACCTCAATCAAAGGACTGCTTCATGCAGTACGCGAGGGCGTTGTCGAAGGCGAGGAGGCCAATGAATTCCTCGATATCGCTCTGCTTGAGACCGAACGGCTGCAGCATATGGTCGCTGATCTGCTGGACTATAATGCGCTGACCGCAGGCATGGTTGCCGTCCGTCATGATAACCTTGAAGCGGCTCCGCTGCTGGAGGAAATCCTCTATCAATGGATGCTGACCCAGAGCGAGGAGGTCAATAAGCCCATCCTGCTGCTGCCGGAGACCCCGCTTGTGCTGCGGGGAGACCCGCTTCGCATCCAGCAGATTATTGTGAATCTGCTGGGCAACAGCCTGCAGGCGAAGACGACGGACCGCAAGCTTCAATTGAAGCTTGAACTTACGTCTACGCCGCAGGGGCAGGCCGAAATCACCGTTACGGATAACGGGCCGGGCATCCATCCGGACAGCCGGGAACGGATCTTCGAAGCCTTCTACCGCAGCTCCGGCAAGCAGAGCCTGCTCCGCGGACTCGGGCTGGGCCTGACCTTCAGCAGACTGCTGGCCGAGGCCATGGGCGGCAGCCTGGAGCTGGGCAGCCACCCGCCGCAGGGCTGTACCTTCGTGCTGCGGCTCCCGCTGGCAGAGTCATGA
- a CDS encoding DUF6612 family protein, with amino-acid sequence MKKWTTIFMGVMLTVALAGCGNNEELKPSEGAATAAPAGNAAPEASASAAPAEQTSKGVPTVDELVQKSVAASGDLKSYAVDMQVKQKINVKTAQGDNAQDTDMTTKSTFIKEPLMMHQEVQMKTAQGDQKIEQYVTKDGFYSQMNGQWMKLPATMGEQVLTAMQQSANPEKQLAQFKALTDKTKITEEGDSYLLSAEVSGDDVKELAKTYMNQTGSSDQQMAAMMEQMNIKSMNIAYAVDKKTYFPTRTDVTMVMDMTSNDQTISIDMDMKGTISDHNKVDEIKVPQEALDAKEVEMPAAPAAPTTP; translated from the coding sequence TTGAAGAAATGGACTACGATTTTTATGGGTGTTATGCTGACTGTTGCCTTGGCCGGCTGCGGCAATAATGAGGAACTCAAGCCCTCGGAGGGGGCTGCAACGGCTGCGCCTGCAGGAAACGCGGCTCCGGAGGCTTCCGCTTCAGCAGCGCCTGCTGAACAGACATCAAAAGGTGTTCCAACGGTTGATGAATTGGTTCAGAAATCGGTTGCTGCATCTGGTGATCTGAAGAGCTATGCAGTTGACATGCAGGTGAAGCAGAAGATTAATGTAAAGACGGCACAAGGGGACAATGCGCAAGATACTGATATGACCACGAAATCTACGTTCATTAAGGAGCCGCTGATGATGCATCAGGAGGTGCAGATGAAAACGGCTCAGGGTGACCAGAAGATTGAGCAATATGTGACTAAGGACGGCTTCTATTCCCAGATGAACGGGCAATGGATGAAGCTGCCTGCTACGATGGGTGAACAAGTCCTTACTGCTATGCAGCAGTCCGCTAACCCTGAAAAGCAATTGGCACAATTCAAGGCACTCACCGATAAGACCAAAATTACCGAGGAAGGCGATAGTTATCTGCTCTCTGCTGAGGTATCCGGGGATGACGTCAAGGAACTGGCGAAGACCTATATGAACCAGACTGGAAGCTCTGACCAGCAGATGGCTGCCATGATGGAGCAGATGAATATCAAGAGCATGAATATCGCCTATGCGGTGGATAAGAAGACCTACTTCCCAACCCGTACAGATGTAACCATGGTCATGGATATGACCAGCAATGACCAGACGATATCGATTGATATGGATATGAAGGGAACCATCAGCGATCACAACAAGGTTGATGAGATCAAGGTTCCGCAGGAAGCGCTGGATGCGAAGGAAGTTGAAATGCCAGCGGCTCCGGCAGCTCCTACAACTCCGTAA
- a CDS encoding amidase family protein, whose amino-acid sequence MSFEIVEATIAEIGAALDSGETTSRQLVLMYLERIADHDKSGLTVNSVLEINPDALFIAESLDAERLEQGPRGPLHGIPVLLKDNINTGDNMHTSAGSLALADSFAGEDAFIVSRLREAGAIIMGKANMTEFANFMTNGMPSGYSSRGGQVLNPYNISTPTGGSSAGSAVAVACNFCTVSVGTETSGSILNPGNLGSIIGIKPTVGLISRSGILPLSSTQDTAGPMARTVRDAVLLLNALLGQDAGDAAMGTNRGKVHEDYTVFLDADGLRGARIGIPRDYYFEELTEEQLALFNASVERMRELGATIIDPAEITTAREISYSSVVLNEFKTSLNAYLARLGPGAPVRTLRDIIDFNHAHPVQTLKFGQATLLDAEHTTSGTFTEPQYLRDRMTDLRLCKELGIDATMREHQLDALLFPADFGARITSRAGYPSIVVPSGYTSAGVPFGVTFSARAYEEPVLVRLAYAYEQNYKVRKPPSLRSFI is encoded by the coding sequence ATGAGTTTTGAAATTGTAGAGGCTACCATAGCGGAGATTGGGGCTGCTCTGGATTCCGGAGAGACCACTTCCAGACAATTAGTCCTGATGTATCTGGAGCGCATTGCCGATCATGACAAAAGCGGCCTGACCGTCAATTCCGTGCTGGAAATTAATCCGGATGCGCTGTTCATCGCTGAATCCCTGGATGCTGAGCGTCTGGAGCAGGGGCCGCGCGGACCGCTGCACGGCATCCCCGTGCTATTGAAGGATAACATTAATACCGGGGATAACATGCATACCAGCGCAGGCTCACTCGCGTTGGCGGACTCTTTTGCAGGAGAGGATGCCTTCATCGTCAGCAGGCTGCGCGAAGCGGGAGCTATCATTATGGGCAAGGCCAATATGACAGAATTCGCTAACTTCATGACGAATGGCATGCCCTCCGGTTACAGCTCCCGGGGCGGGCAGGTGCTGAATCCCTACAACATCTCCACACCGACAGGCGGCTCCAGCGCCGGATCTGCGGTAGCGGTGGCCTGTAACTTCTGCACTGTCTCCGTTGGAACGGAAACCTCGGGTTCCATCCTCAATCCCGGCAATCTCGGATCTATTATCGGTATTAAGCCCACGGTGGGGCTAATCAGCCGCTCGGGTATTCTGCCGCTCTCCAGCACGCAGGATACTGCCGGGCCTATGGCACGAACGGTCCGGGATGCCGTCCTTCTGCTGAATGCCCTGCTCGGCCAGGATGCCGGCGATGCGGCCATGGGTACGAACAGAGGTAAGGTTCATGAGGATTATACGGTTTTCCTGGATGCAGACGGTCTGCGGGGAGCAAGAATCGGAATTCCGCGCGATTATTACTTCGAGGAGCTGACGGAGGAGCAGCTTGCGCTATTCAATGCCTCTGTAGAGAGAATGCGGGAGCTTGGAGCGACCATCATTGATCCGGCCGAGATTACAACAGCACGGGAGATCAGCTATTCATCCGTAGTGCTGAATGAATTCAAAACCTCGCTGAACGCCTACCTGGCCCGCCTGGGTCCGGGTGCACCGGTGCGCACCCTAAGGGATATTATTGATTTCAATCATGCCCATCCGGTCCAGACGCTGAAGTTCGGGCAAGCGACCCTGCTAGATGCTGAGCATACGACCTCCGGCACCTTCACTGAGCCGCAATATCTGCGTGACCGTATGACAGATCTCAGGCTCTGCAAGGAGCTGGGAATCGATGCTACCATGCGCGAGCATCAGCTTGACGCTCTGCTGTTCCCCGCTGACTTCGGCGCACGGATTACCTCAAGAGCGGGATATCCGTCCATCGTTGTGCCGTCAGGCTATACCTCAGCCGGAGTCCCCTTCGGCGTAACCTTCTCCGCCCGAGCCTATGAAGAACCGGTGCTTGTCAGACTGGCCTATGCTTATGAGCAGAACTATAAGGTACGCAAGCCGCCTTCACTCCGCAGCTTCATCTGA